Genomic segment of Falco peregrinus isolate bFalPer1 chromosome 5, bFalPer1.pri, whole genome shotgun sequence:
ACCCTGGCTCTCAACGTCTAGCACTCCTGGCAAAAACTCTGCAAAACCACCGTTATTGCCAAGGCTAACGTGCCTTACCCAACAAGAAGGAGCAAAAGATGCCGACTGTGCTGACACAGGACCCTCTCTGAAATCACGGGCAGCACAAGCAGACCAGTTGGATAAACAAGCAAACCAGATGAGCAAGAAGAGGGCAAGGCAGCTTTATCCTTGATGCATAACAACTTCACAGGGAACTGCTAGTAAGAAACAGGCACATATCGACCCACACTGCCTGCCCTCCGACATCCTCGCTGCTTTACCAGCCTGCCCTGCACGCCCAGCGCCTGCTCACCGCCACGGCTCTGCCGCAACCCCAGCCGCCTgccccgcccgcagcccccaccGGCCGCGGCACTGGCAGCCGCAGGCAGAgcgctcccgcccgccccggcccagCTCGGCGCGGCTCGACCCGGTGGAAGGCGCAGGGCCCGAAGCCTGAGCCCGCCGCGGCTCCCCAGGCTCCACCAATCGGAAGGCGCTATGCAAATGTACCGCGGGAGCGGACGGCGATTGGCCGATTCGGCGCGGGCGGGCGCCAgggccgccccgccgcaggACCGCCCCGGCTGGGCCAGCGCGCGTCCGGCACCGGCGGCCCCAGCACCGGCCCGGATGGCAGCACCGCGCAGGAGCGCACCCGGGACCGCCAGCAAAGAGCAGGGTCCGCGGGAGACCGGCCCCCCCGCCTTTGGCTGCCCCGCGTCTCTGTCACGCATCGAGTGCCTCTTAAAACTGCACTGTGGGCTGAGTCTGAAAAAAACTTGCGTGCCCATCTGCCGGCAGGTCACCAGGCGGGCTAAAGCAAGGACCGACTCAACCCTCTCTCTCTGTAAGCTTTACCTTGCCTATTTCCTTTAGGGAGGTCAACAGCTCTTTGTTGACACAGTCTCTTTCCTAAGATAACCAGGCTCACAGTTTCTGCAAACGAGATATGgcccagaaaaacagaacagacaGGGCCATAGCCGTAAGAACAGTAAGAACTGAGGCACTACAGTGGTTCCTgcagcgtggggctgggggggaacccAACAAAAACTCGAACAGGGCTGGGCATAAAGTACCAGAAGATCAGGACCGTATCTGACAGGGAAAAACCACCATCAGCACCGCCGATCTTCACACTGCACGCCTGAAGTGAGGGCCGAGGGAGCCCCTCACCTGCACAGCCTACGGACAGCCGCCACGGATCGCTGTAAGTGTCCGGCTGGCTCACAGGAGATGAGGTGGCCCTAACGGGAGGCACCGCGGCTGGCCCAGCTCGGCGCAAGCCCGTGCCCACGGGTATCTCATCCGAGGAGAAACGGAAGTCCCAGCTCTCCGAGCCGCGGGCACAACCGATCGCGCACCGTCCTGCCCAccggcagccccggccgggcgCTGCCAACGCCGGAACGCGCGGGGCTGCCGGGCTGAGCCCCACCGAGGGCTCGCGGGGGCGCCGGGGAGCCCGGGCACGAGCCAGGCGCCCGCCGGCGCGGCAGCACCGGCATCGCGGCGGGGCCGCCTCTTACCTGGCAGCGACGTCCCGTTGGCCTCCGGGGGCCTGACCTCCTGCGGCTCCGTCCCGGCATCGCCGTTCTCCTCCGGGGCTCGGCGCGGCCGCTGCCGGGCCTTGGCCGCCTCCTTCTTCTTGGCCGCCTTCTTCTTGGCCAGGTCCGAGGGCATGGCGCGGCGGAGGCGCTGCGGCGGAGGTGCGACAGGCGCCGTTAGGCCGCGACGATCCGATCCGAtccggcccgccccgccccagcccggccgccccgccccggcgggcCCGCgagccgcccgccccggcccggaCCACGcggcgccgccgggcccggccgagGGCCAGccagccgcccgcccgcccgcccgctaggctgccctgcccggcggcggcggcgcggcccggcccgctccgCTCCTCCTGctcgccccgccgcgccgccaaGCCCCTCCCGCACCGGCGGCTCCGCGCTTTCCTTCTGTCGCAACAGGACAGCTGCTACCGCGTGCGCACGCCCTGCCCCCCGCGGCGGCGACCAATCGTAGCGCGTAGCGTCACCCGCGCCGGGCCGCCGCACGCCTCTGGGAAGCCGAGTCCGCGTGCCCTCCGccgcccgggcccggccgcgccgccgcctgccGGGCACTGCGCGTCCCGGCATGCCACGCGccaggccccgcccccgccgaGAGCCGGGGACTCTGGCCCGCCTTACAATAGAGGCGGTGGTGTTGGAGGGCAGAGCGGCCGCCGCGGCGCTATAGCGCGGAGCGGGGAAGCGGAGCGGAAGCGGAAGGGCGGCTGGTCGCGATGAGGCGGCTGAGGTGgcagcggcgggagcggggcccggTGGgagccgctgccgccccccgcgcccccggcaCGGAGCTCTGCACCGGCCCTATCGCCGGCTTGCGCGCTGGAGGGCTGCCGTGCCTTGCCTGCAGGTGAACGAGCCCGGGGGCTGCTGAGCCGCGGGGGCCGGCCCGGAGGGCGGTGCGCGGCGCCGCGCCTCCAGCCGCCCGCTGCCTCGGCAgggcccgccgcggcccgcgCCGCCTCGGCGCCCTAGGCTAGCGATGCTCCGCGACCGCCGTGTCTCCGAGCGCCGGAGCGGCCCCCGGCGCCCGCCCCGGTCGTAGCGGGCCTGCGGCCGCCACGACCCTCTGCCTTGCCTCGGGCCGGGCCGGACCAGACCGGCCCGGCGGCTGGACGTCGCCCCGCTGGCCTCCGCCATGCGCCTGGCCGCGCTGCTGGCCGCACTGCGGCCCGTGCTGCCGCTCGTCCTGGGCCTCTCgctgggctgcagcctgagCCTGCTGCGCGCCTCCTGGAGCCAGAGCGGGGCCGAGGAGCAGTGcctgggggcggcgggccgccCCGGGCCCCTCGGCGGCGCAGCTCGCCCAGAGGCCGCAGATGGCACAGGCCACGAGGATTTCAGGCCCAGGATTGTTCCGTACTACCGAGACCCCAACAAGCCTTACAAAAAAGTGCTCAGGTAACATCTGTTCTTTTGGCTTGGCTTTTCTTCGGGGAGGATAATCCCATATGGATGGCACTTGGGGTTCCAAGTCCTCTGGCAAGTTAACAGGCTCAGAGTGGAATACGCCATTTGATGTACCTCATGTAGTAGCAGCATGGTGCAGCAAGGCAATGGCTGAGATTGTTACTTCAAAGAGGTGCAAGAGAAGTGTCTTaagaagttaattaaaaaacaaaaatgcccAAGAACATTAAGAGTACTTCTAGTACTTCTCCCTAAGAGAACGTGTTAAATTAGACTTCAAAACTTTTTTAACCCGTCTGTTCAATAGGAAAATATTGAGCAATTAATAGTATTATATATAACTTGCAAGTGGTTAgctctggtttgtttgtttttaattacgCTAGCACAGTTTCCTAGCTTAGATAAATGATGTGAGATTGTAGTTTCCTTAAAGGAAGCGAGTGTCTTTACAAAATGGGATTTTTCCTAGTGAGTCTTCTCTTAAAGCTCTACTTCTAGGCTTAATTGTTTCACCACTGGTAGACTCCAGCAGATAAAGATTTATCCCAAGTTACCATCATCCTTTGATTTTTGTTGTCCAGCTGTTTGTCATGCAGGTATGTCCTTCCTTTACAGAACTCGCTACATCCAGACAGAATTGGGATTCCATGAGAGACTGTTTGTAGCTGTGCTGACCTCCAAGGCTACCTTGAATACGTTGGCAGTGGCAGTGAACAAGACAGTAGCCCATCACTTCCCACGCCTGCTGTACTTTACGGGGTTGCGCAGTGCCAAGGTGCCTCATGGCATGGTGCTGGTGGCCCACGGGGATGAGCGTCCCATTTGGCTCATGTATGAGACCATGAACTATATCcatcagcattttgtttctgaCTATGACTGGTTCTACGTCATGCAGGATGACACCTATGCCCAGGCTGAACAGGTCAAGGCTCTGGTGACACACCTAAGTATTAACCAGGACGTGTACCTGGGACGAGCAGAGGAGTTTATCGGGGCAGATGAGCAGGCCCGCTATTGTCATGGTGGCTTTGGCTACCTGATCTCCCGCAGCCTGCTCCTTAAGCTCCACCCACACCTGGACAGCTGTCGCAATGAGATCCTTAGTGTGCGGCCAGATGAGTGGCTGGGGCGCTGCATCATCGATTTCCTTGGCATCACTTGTGTTTCCCAGCTCCAGGTACTCCCCCCTTCTCAGGGTTTTGTGTTAGTTAGGCCTGACAACCCATGCTCTTACTAGTTCCCTGCAGCATAGCAAAGGGGCTGGCTTTTTCTGTGAGCCTCTGCTGTGAgttacagaggaagaaagggcTGCGTGGTGTGGTGGCATTGGGGAGAGGCCTGTAATCAAAGCTGAGatgctgaaggagaaaacaTATACAGGATTTAATTTTCACCTTGCTAGCAGATGCTGATCCACAGGCTTTTGCCCTGGAGGCTAGGTAAAGGGCATGTTGGTACCAAGAACCAAGCGGACATGTAGTATGGGGGGGTAAGGTGGGGGACAACGACTCTATTTTCGTCTCTGGGTACTGCAGTCAGTGTGGAAGGAGGGACAAATGCATGTCTGGAGTGAGAGAAGGCTTCTCTGTGAACTTTTTCCATGCCAGTCTTTCTGGCTCTTGTCCACTTCAGGGCCAGCAATACCACACCTATGAACTGGCCAAAAATACTgagctggagaaggaggaggaggaggagttcCAAGCAGCTCTTGCTGTGCACCCTGTTTCTGATGTGACCCTGATGTACCGGCTGCACAAGCACTTCAGCAGGATCCAGCTGGACAGAGCCTACCAGGAGATCCAGGACCTCCAGGTATGCGGTGAGAGATATCTGCAAAAACTCCTCAACCAAAcaggtttccttttctttcaacGTAGCAAAGGAAGATTACTGCTTCTTTTTGTAGATGACTGTCAGCCAGACACAGGATATAGTCATGTGTCTCAGAAATAGCTCTTCTGACACGATGTTATCCAAAACCACTGTTGTGATACTACCAAGATACAGTTCTAGGTGGTGAGGCAGGCCTGGGTGGGAGAGATGAACCAGATCTCTTTGAGAAAGAGGTAGGGATTTGTATGCGTTGTCTCTTTGCACAGATGCAGATCAGGAACCTGACATCACTGACCCCTGCAGGTGAGGCAGGCTTGACATGGCCTGTGGGCATTAATGCCCCATTTCTTCCAAAGTCACGTTTCGAGGTAATCAGCTGGGAGTACTTCACTGAGCAGCACCTCTTCTCCTGTCCTGATGGCTCCCCCAAGTGTGAGCTCTCTGGAGCCAACAAAGCAGATGTCAGTGAAATCATTGAGTCTGCACTTGAGCAACTTAACAGTCGCTACCAACCGCTGCTCCGTTTCAACAAGCGGCAGTTGCTGAATGGCTATCGGCGTTTTGACCCCACACGGGGCATGGAGTATAcgctggacctgctgctggaggcagtgaCCCAAAAGGGCCACAGTCATGTTCTGGCCAAACGAGTGAGCTTGGTGAGGCCCTTAAGTAAGGTGGAAATTATTCCCATGCCATATGTGACGGAGGCCACACGGGTGCAACTGGTGCTTCCCTTGACGGTGCAGGACCTGGATTTTGTGGCAAACTTCCTGGATATGTTTGCTATGAACACACTGGACACACATGATAATGCCTTGCTGACTTTGCTTTTCATCTACCATCCCTATGATGCCCAGCGAGTCAGCCAGGTGGATGTTTTTGCTGGAGTCAAAGCTATGGTAGGAGAGCTGGAGAAACGCTATGCAGAAGTTAAAATCCCCTGGATTAGTGTTAAAACTGAGGTGCCATCACAAGTGAAACTCATGGATATAGTCTCAAAGAAGCACCCTGTGGACACACTATTCTTCTTGGCCAGTGTCTGGACAGAAATCAACATGGAGTTCCTGAACCGCTGCCGCATGAATACTATCAGCAATTGGCAGGTCTTTTTCCCAGTGCACTTCCAAGAATTCAACCCTGCACTGGTGTACCGTGGTGAGCAGACAGCTTCCTCCAGCACTGACTTCCTGAGGGATGGGCATTTTGACAGACATTCCTTTGCTGAGGCCTGCTTTTATAACTCTGACTACATGACAGCACGCACCAAGCTAGCAGCTGATATCCTAGATCGAGATGAGGTGCTGGAGAGCATGGAGGTATTTGATGTCTTCCTCCACTATTCTGGTCTGCACCTATTTAGGGCTGTGGAGCCAGGGTTAGTGCAGAAATATGCACTGAGGAGCTGCAATCCCCGACTTAGTGAGGAGTTATACCACCGCTGTGTGGTTAGTAACTTGGAAGGACTCGCATCCCGCTCACATTTAGCCATGGCCCTCTTTGAGCAGGAACAGGCTAACAGCACTTGAGAGACAAGAAACATCGAGAGCTTCTCAGCACCTTAATACTTGGCACTTTTCATCCCCTTCCCAGCCTTGCCATGGGTGAAGGGCATGTGAGGTcaagggaggaggaagactttcccagccctgct
This window contains:
- the CHPF2 gene encoding chondroitin sulfate glucuronyltransferase yields the protein MRLAALLAALRPVLPLVLGLSLGCSLSLLRASWSQSGAEEQCLGAAGRPGPLGGAARPEAADGTGHEDFRPRIVPYYRDPNKPYKKVLRTRYIQTELGFHERLFVAVLTSKATLNTLAVAVNKTVAHHFPRLLYFTGLRSAKVPHGMVLVAHGDERPIWLMYETMNYIHQHFVSDYDWFYVMQDDTYAQAEQVKALVTHLSINQDVYLGRAEEFIGADEQARYCHGGFGYLISRSLLLKLHPHLDSCRNEILSVRPDEWLGRCIIDFLGITCVSQLQGQQYHTYELAKNTELEKEEEEEFQAALAVHPVSDVTLMYRLHKHFSRIQLDRAYQEIQDLQMQIRNLTSLTPAGEAGLTWPVGINAPFLPKSRFEVISWEYFTEQHLFSCPDGSPKCELSGANKADVSEIIESALEQLNSRYQPLLRFNKRQLLNGYRRFDPTRGMEYTLDLLLEAVTQKGHSHVLAKRVSLVRPLSKVEIIPMPYVTEATRVQLVLPLTVQDLDFVANFLDMFAMNTLDTHDNALLTLLFIYHPYDAQRVSQVDVFAGVKAMVGELEKRYAEVKIPWISVKTEVPSQVKLMDIVSKKHPVDTLFFLASVWTEINMEFLNRCRMNTISNWQVFFPVHFQEFNPALVYRGEQTASSSTDFLRDGHFDRHSFAEACFYNSDYMTARTKLAADILDRDEVLESMEVFDVFLHYSGLHLFRAVEPGLVQKYALRSCNPRLSEELYHRCVVSNLEGLASRSHLAMALFEQEQANST